One window of Haemorhous mexicanus isolate bHaeMex1 chromosome 16, bHaeMex1.pri, whole genome shotgun sequence genomic DNA carries:
- the LOC132334715 gene encoding maestro heat-like repeat-containing protein family member 6 isoform X2: MEQRPPSMTKLAWVEEEEAGAQTAQQPEELEQFQLLQEDAAEERTQEQEAAPGRFCGTAQEETAGVGTGLLAELLFLNAETGAAMLDLLVEEGVSDPTQVPAMVRYIHQWLTANESAGHRLDEALLELTEEYPSDVMITLLRWAPSCDRAAATMWGTIMSSSRTAEPALQLLLDALSAWPVYSVYTSDGDNAGVFALAATVALWRVFNLTWRSPVVLEYFPNLFLRLLFQAYISTQEMPEEVETFWKGCQEEHGLAANPNSFALQTLKALLCQMRYEHVVVSMERKRAWDTLLCADTHHYAVRLLAREMRRVSIIWCCGMASCLFDLLSEGISDWELPALAFLVEVLDCLDLSECGEKVLEILTSQLQSESTEMRRVVLRGLVVLTSMDPSMFNLTESLGKLLWDADEDIVEMTLIVLSLLLLHKDLTIASPIALQLAEALWHLFDNDNSHVQLLSIRLFQDVITLVVAKDKKALKKHVSESLLPLFFHCHDENGRVAQASRETLLSAVRFLKRKDLKQLLKTDQMWRLAECLLGEDRSRVAEHLRQALPYLRSPQEPLREAAVRFIGIAGRYLTGQQPEFRIICMALQDMTDDTSPTVSCLALQTLYINLAVQSIPSSGLQKMRDQLRQLWKSRPFLCYRG, translated from the exons atggagcagagaccaccCAGCATGAccaagctggcctgggtggaggaggaagaggctggagctcagacagcacagcagcctgaagaactggagcagttccagctgctgcaggagg ATGCAGCCGAGGAGCGGACACAAGAGCAGGAAGCCGCCCCTGGCCGCTTCTGCGgaacagcgcag GAAGAGACCGCTGGTGTGGGCACCGGCCTCTTGGCGGAGCTTCTGTTCCTCAATGCTGAGACCGGTGCTGCCATGCTGGATTTGCTTGTGGAGGAGGGTGTCTCCGATCCAacgcaa GTGCCCGCCATGgtgaggtacatccaccagtggctcacGGCCAATGAgtctgctgggcacaggctggacGAGGCCCTTCTGGAGCTGACCGAGGAATACCCCTCGGACGTGATGATCACCCTATTGCGCTGGGCCCCATCGTGTGACAG agctgccgCGACCATGTGGGGAACCATCATGTCCTCGAGCAGGACTGCGGAGCCGGCGCTGCAGTTACTCCTCGACGCGCTCAGCGCCTGGCCAGTGTACAGCGTGTACACCTCTGATGGGGACAATGCAGgagtctttgccctggct GCAACCGTGGCACTGTGGAGAGTCTTCAATCTGACCTGGCGCTCCCCTGTTGTGCTGGAGTATTTCCCCAATCTCTTTCTGCGTCTGCTCTTCCAAGCTTACATCAGCACGCAGGAGATGCCAGAAGAGGTTGAGACTTTCTGGAAGGGATGCCAGGAGGAACACGGCCTCGCCGCCAAccccaacag ctttgcactgcagaccctgaaggccctgctctgccaaatGCGCTATGAGCACGTGGTGGTGTCAATGGAACGCAAGCGTgcctgggacacgctgctctgtgctgacacccaccactatGCAGTGCGTcttctggccag GGAGATGCGCCGCGTCTCCATCATCTGGTGTTGCGGCATGGCATCCTGCCTCTTTGACCTGCTCAGCGAAGGCATTTCAGACTGGGAACTGCCCGCCCTGGCGTTCCTGGTGGAG gtcctggaCTGCCTGGACTTGAGCGAATGTGGTGAAAAAGTCCTGGAGATCTTGACAAGTCAGCTGCAGAGTGAGTCCACGGAGATGCGTCGCGTGGTACTCCGCGGCCTCGTGGTGCTCACTTCGATG GATCCAAGCATGTTCAACCTGACTGAAAGCCTTGGGAAACTACTGTGGGATGCGGACGAAGACATCGTGGAGATGACCCTCATTGTGCTCAGCTTACTGCTGCTGCACAAAGACCTCACAATAGCCAGCCCCatcgccctgcagctggctgaggcgctCTGGCACCTCTTTGACAAT GACAACAGccatgtgcagctgctctccattcgcCTCTTCCAAGATGTGATCACGCTGGTAGTGGCAAAGGACAAAAAGGCCCTGAAGAAGCATGTGAGCGAGAGCCTGCTCCcgctcttcttccactgccacgATGAGAACGGgcgtgtggcacag gcctCTCGGGAAACGCTGCTTTCTGCAGTAAGGTTCCTGAAGAGGAAGGATCTCAAGCAGCTGCTGAAGACGGATCAGATGTGGAGGTTGGCCGAGTGCTTG ctgggagaggataGGAGCCGtgtggccgagcacctgcgccaGGCCCTGCCATACCTGcggagcccacaggagcccctgcgagaggcggccgtcaggttcatcg GGATCGCCGGGCGCTACCTGacagggcagcagccagagtTCCGGATCATCTGCATGG cccttcAGGACATGACGGATGACACCAGCCCTACCGTCTCATGCCTGGCACTTCAAACTCTGTACATCAATTTAGCTGTACAGAGCattccctcctctggactccaGAAGATGCGAGACCAACTCCGCCAGCTCTGGAAGTCGCGGCCTTTCCTGTGTTACCGTGGCTGA
- the LOC132334715 gene encoding maestro heat-like repeat-containing protein family member 6 isoform X1, whose amino-acid sequence MEQRPPSMTKLAWVEEEEAGAQTAQQPEELEQFQLLQEDAAEERTQEQEAAPGRFCGTAQTLCDSIMCLWQEETAGVGTGLLAELLFLNAETGAAMLDLLVEEGVSDPTQVPAMVRYIHQWLTANESAGHRLDEALLELTEEYPSDVMITLLRWAPSCDRAAATMWGTIMSSSRTAEPALQLLLDALSAWPVYSVYTSDGDNAGVFALAATVALWRVFNLTWRSPVVLEYFPNLFLRLLFQAYISTQEMPEEVETFWKGCQEEHGLAANPNSFALQTLKALLCQMRYEHVVVSMERKRAWDTLLCADTHHYAVRLLAREMRRVSIIWCCGMASCLFDLLSEGISDWELPALAFLVEVLDCLDLSECGEKVLEILTSQLQSESTEMRRVVLRGLVVLTSMDPSMFNLTESLGKLLWDADEDIVEMTLIVLSLLLLHKDLTIASPIALQLAEALWHLFDNDNSHVQLLSIRLFQDVITLVVAKDKKALKKHVSESLLPLFFHCHDENGRVAQASRETLLSAVRFLKRKDLKQLLKTDQMWRLAECLLGEDRSRVAEHLRQALPYLRSPQEPLREAAVRFIGIAGRYLTGQQPEFRIICMALQDMTDDTSPTVSCLALQTLYINLAVQSIPSSGLQKMRDQLRQLWKSRPFLCYRG is encoded by the exons atggagcagagaccaccCAGCATGAccaagctggcctgggtggaggaggaagaggctggagctcagacagcacagcagcctgaagaactggagcagttccagctgctgcaggagg ATGCAGCCGAGGAGCGGACACAAGAGCAGGAAGCCGCCCCTGGCCGCTTCTGCGgaacagcgcag aCCCTCTGTGACTCCATCATGTGCCTTTGGCAGGAAGAGACCGCTGGTGTGGGCACCGGCCTCTTGGCGGAGCTTCTGTTCCTCAATGCTGAGACCGGTGCTGCCATGCTGGATTTGCTTGTGGAGGAGGGTGTCTCCGATCCAacgcaa GTGCCCGCCATGgtgaggtacatccaccagtggctcacGGCCAATGAgtctgctgggcacaggctggacGAGGCCCTTCTGGAGCTGACCGAGGAATACCCCTCGGACGTGATGATCACCCTATTGCGCTGGGCCCCATCGTGTGACAG agctgccgCGACCATGTGGGGAACCATCATGTCCTCGAGCAGGACTGCGGAGCCGGCGCTGCAGTTACTCCTCGACGCGCTCAGCGCCTGGCCAGTGTACAGCGTGTACACCTCTGATGGGGACAATGCAGgagtctttgccctggct GCAACCGTGGCACTGTGGAGAGTCTTCAATCTGACCTGGCGCTCCCCTGTTGTGCTGGAGTATTTCCCCAATCTCTTTCTGCGTCTGCTCTTCCAAGCTTACATCAGCACGCAGGAGATGCCAGAAGAGGTTGAGACTTTCTGGAAGGGATGCCAGGAGGAACACGGCCTCGCCGCCAAccccaacag ctttgcactgcagaccctgaaggccctgctctgccaaatGCGCTATGAGCACGTGGTGGTGTCAATGGAACGCAAGCGTgcctgggacacgctgctctgtgctgacacccaccactatGCAGTGCGTcttctggccag GGAGATGCGCCGCGTCTCCATCATCTGGTGTTGCGGCATGGCATCCTGCCTCTTTGACCTGCTCAGCGAAGGCATTTCAGACTGGGAACTGCCCGCCCTGGCGTTCCTGGTGGAG gtcctggaCTGCCTGGACTTGAGCGAATGTGGTGAAAAAGTCCTGGAGATCTTGACAAGTCAGCTGCAGAGTGAGTCCACGGAGATGCGTCGCGTGGTACTCCGCGGCCTCGTGGTGCTCACTTCGATG GATCCAAGCATGTTCAACCTGACTGAAAGCCTTGGGAAACTACTGTGGGATGCGGACGAAGACATCGTGGAGATGACCCTCATTGTGCTCAGCTTACTGCTGCTGCACAAAGACCTCACAATAGCCAGCCCCatcgccctgcagctggctgaggcgctCTGGCACCTCTTTGACAAT GACAACAGccatgtgcagctgctctccattcgcCTCTTCCAAGATGTGATCACGCTGGTAGTGGCAAAGGACAAAAAGGCCCTGAAGAAGCATGTGAGCGAGAGCCTGCTCCcgctcttcttccactgccacgATGAGAACGGgcgtgtggcacag gcctCTCGGGAAACGCTGCTTTCTGCAGTAAGGTTCCTGAAGAGGAAGGATCTCAAGCAGCTGCTGAAGACGGATCAGATGTGGAGGTTGGCCGAGTGCTTG ctgggagaggataGGAGCCGtgtggccgagcacctgcgccaGGCCCTGCCATACCTGcggagcccacaggagcccctgcgagaggcggccgtcaggttcatcg GGATCGCCGGGCGCTACCTGacagggcagcagccagagtTCCGGATCATCTGCATGG cccttcAGGACATGACGGATGACACCAGCCCTACCGTCTCATGCCTGGCACTTCAAACTCTGTACATCAATTTAGCTGTACAGAGCattccctcctctggactccaGAAGATGCGAGACCAACTCCGCCAGCTCTGGAAGTCGCGGCCTTTCCTGTGTTACCGTGGCTGA